From Campylobacter lari, one genomic window encodes:
- the pglK gene encoding BC-type lipopolysaccharide transporter PglK codes for MLKKLFFILNAHDKKFLFALLIFSIFIGFIESFAISLIMPFVSVASNFELLEKSSYFQPIYEYLNLPSYKIIAYFGCILIAFYIFRAFLNAFYFHLLARFSKGRYHSLACRIFDKYLHLEYENFTNKNQSELLKTITQEVFHLSTLISAFLLMLSESFVVFLLYTLLLIINYKITLALSAFLLLNAFILIKILSPLVKKASIAREEAMKNYFEILNANLNNLKIIKLKTKEQSTQKLYEIQSGLFAKANISNESMSSIPRIYLEGIGFCMLCFIVVYLVLRYESDISSILATITIFVVALYRLMPSANRIITSYNEITYYKNSLDIIYNMLNEKEEKLGDESIEFKEKIVLKNLFFAYKGKKNLFKNLNFELNKNEKIAFIGKSGSGKSTLVDLIIGLLKPSDGAIFVDGIKLDESNIKSFRSKIGYIPQQIYLFNDSIAKNISFGEEVDEALLHKVIKQANLESFVNSLEDGVHTKVGDSGSFLSGGQRQRIAIARALYQQPEILVLDEATSALDQESEAKIMEEIYKISKDKTLIIIAHRLSTIQGCDRVFEVKHGHLKEQV; via the coding sequence GTGTTAAAAAAACTTTTTTTCATACTCAATGCTCATGATAAGAAATTTTTATTTGCTTTGCTAATTTTTTCTATTTTTATAGGATTCATAGAAAGCTTTGCTATTTCTTTAATCATGCCCTTTGTATCAGTAGCGAGTAATTTTGAGCTTTTAGAAAAAAGTTCCTATTTTCAACCTATATATGAGTATTTAAATTTACCAAGTTATAAGATTATTGCTTATTTTGGCTGTATATTAATCGCCTTTTATATTTTTAGAGCCTTTTTGAATGCCTTTTATTTTCATTTGCTTGCGCGTTTTTCTAAAGGGCGTTATCACAGCCTTGCTTGTCGTATTTTTGATAAATACTTACATCTTGAATATGAGAATTTTACTAATAAAAATCAATCAGAACTTTTAAAAACCATCACACAAGAAGTATTTCATTTAAGCACTTTAATTAGTGCTTTTTTACTTATGCTAAGTGAAAGCTTTGTGGTGTTTTTACTTTATACTTTATTGCTAATTATCAACTATAAAATCACCCTAGCTTTAAGTGCTTTTTTACTTTTAAATGCTTTTATTTTGATTAAAATCCTCTCACCCTTGGTAAAAAAAGCTTCCATAGCTAGAGAAGAGGCGATGAAAAATTATTTTGAAATTTTAAATGCAAATTTAAACAACCTTAAAATCATCAAACTCAAAACCAAAGAACAAAGCACACAAAAACTTTATGAAATTCAAAGTGGGCTTTTTGCCAAAGCAAACATTAGCAATGAAAGCATGTCAAGCATTCCTAGAATTTACCTTGAAGGTATAGGTTTTTGTATGCTTTGTTTTATCGTAGTGTATTTAGTTTTAAGATATGAAAGTGATATTTCATCTATCTTAGCAACTATTACTATTTTTGTGGTGGCTCTTTATAGGCTTATGCCAAGTGCTAATCGTATCATCACAAGTTATAATGAAATTACATATTATAAAAACTCTTTAGATATTATTTATAACATGCTCAATGAAAAAGAAGAAAAGCTAGGCGATGAAAGTATTGAATTTAAAGAAAAAATCGTTTTAAAAAATCTTTTCTTTGCTTATAAGGGTAAGAAAAACTTATTTAAAAATTTAAATTTTGAGCTTAATAAAAATGAAAAAATCGCTTTTATAGGTAAAAGTGGAAGTGGTAAAAGTACTTTAGTTGATCTTATCATAGGACTTTTAAAACCAAGCGATGGAGCTATTTTTGTAGATGGAATTAAGCTTGATGAGAGCAATATAAAAAGTTTTAGAAGTAAAATTGGCTACATACCTCAACAAATTTATCTTTTTAATGATTCTATTGCTAAAAATATTAGCTTTGGAGAAGAAGTAGATGAAGCGCTTTTACACAAAGTGATCAAACAAGCTAATCTTGAAAGCTTTGTAAATTCACTTGAAGATGGAGTGCATACTAAGGTAGGTGATTCAGGTTCGTTTTTAAGTGGAGGCCAAAGACAAAGAATAGCCATAGCAAGAGCGCTTTATCAACAACCTGAAATTTTAGTTTTAGATGAAGCAACTAGCGCTCTTGATCAAGAAAGTGAAGCAAAAATCATGGAAGAAATCTATAAAATTTCAAAAGATAAAACTCTCATCATCATAGCCCATAGGCTCTCAACCATACAAGGTTGTGATAGAGTATTTGAAGTAAAACATGGGCATTTAAAGGAACAAGTATGA
- a CDS encoding capsular polysaccharide synthesis protein, which yields MQIQQNNSLIYNTLTKKLSSFIPIKSIRRKLRNHIQYKLEHPKVANYLSNNYINPFLEGKIPHFDFEKKHHFKNDKIIWQFWYQGKNQASPMIQQCFNSVQSQMKDDYTIIILDKDNIKEYIDFPPYVIEKLENNFFGEKTITFFSDLLRVCLLATYGGIWCDASIFLSSKIPSELCNKDFFIFERSKTKPSKEKLKNFIKSGYFSYGYFNWNDDFKVKMLSSFMIAKASNTFIQTLKDILINYWKNEQSNENHYYFVLHIIFELLKEHSFVNDVYKNMSDIECHLLQFSAKEKFNPTLWEEIQKQSFLHKLTHFKSIKKDSMIDKIILQS from the coding sequence ATGCAAATACAACAAAACAATTCTTTAATTTATAATACTTTAACAAAAAAACTAAGCTCATTTATACCTATAAAATCAATAAGAAGAAAATTAAGAAATCATATTCAATATAAGTTAGAACACCCCAAAGTGGCTAATTATCTTTCAAACAACTATATAAACCCTTTTTTAGAAGGAAAAATTCCTCATTTTGATTTTGAAAAAAAACATCATTTTAAAAACGATAAAATTATTTGGCAATTTTGGTATCAAGGTAAAAATCAAGCTTCACCTATGATACAACAATGTTTCAATTCAGTGCAAAGTCAAATGAAAGATGACTACACAATCATCATTTTAGATAAAGATAATATAAAAGAGTATATTGATTTTCCACCATATGTTATAGAAAAATTAGAAAATAATTTTTTTGGAGAAAAAACTATAACTTTTTTTTCAGATCTTTTAAGAGTATGCTTACTTGCAACTTATGGAGGTATATGGTGTGATGCAAGTATATTTTTAAGCTCTAAAATTCCTAGTGAACTTTGTAATAAAGATTTTTTTATCTTTGAAAGATCAAAAACAAAACCTAGTAAAGAGAAATTGAAAAATTTTATCAAAAGTGGGTATTTTTCTTATGGATATTTTAACTGGAATGATGATTTTAAGGTTAAAATGCTAAGTAGTTTTATGATAGCCAAAGCAAGCAATACTTTTATTCAAACTCTAAAAGATATTTTAATAAATTATTGGAAAAATGAGCAATCAAATGAAAATCACTATTATTTTGTACTGCATATCATATTTGAACTTTTAAAAGAGCATAGCTTTGTAAATGATGTTTATAAAAACATGAGTGATATAGAATGCCATTTATTACAATTTAGCGCCAAAGAAAAATTTAATCCAACTCTTTGGGAAGAAATTCAAAAACAAAGTTTTTTACACAAACTCACGCATTTTAAATCTATAAAAAAAGATTCAATGATAGATAAAATCATTTTGCAAAGTTGA
- the galE gene encoding UDP-glucose 4-epimerase GalE, with amino-acid sequence MKILITGGAGYIGSHTLKQFLETNHEICVLDNLSKGSKKSLDELSKIRPFKFFEQDLSDYAGIKKLFKEEKFDAIVHFAASIEVPESMENPLKYYMNNTANTSNLIQTCLETGVKKFIFSSTAATYGEPQTPIVDEQSPLAPINPYGQSKLMSEKVLQDANMANPEFKYCILRYFNVAGACMSYPIGQRYPKATLLIKVAAEVATGKREKLYIFGDDYNTKDGTCIRDFIHVDDISSAHLAALEYLENNESNIFNVGYGHGFSVKEVIETMKKVSGVDFTVELAPKRAGDPSVLISNADKIKTLTNWKPKYDDLELICKSAYEWEKQC; translated from the coding sequence ATGAAAATTTTAATCACCGGTGGCGCAGGATACATAGGCTCTCATACTTTAAAACAATTTTTAGAAACAAATCATGAAATTTGTGTATTAGATAATCTTTCAAAAGGCAGTAAAAAAAGTTTGGATGAACTTTCTAAAATCAGACCTTTTAAGTTTTTTGAGCAAGATTTAAGCGATTATGCTGGGATTAAAAAACTTTTCAAAGAAGAAAAATTTGATGCAATTGTGCATTTTGCAGCTAGTATTGAAGTTCCTGAAAGTATGGAAAATCCTTTAAAATATTATATGAACAATACCGCAAACACAAGTAATCTAATCCAAACTTGTTTAGAAACAGGTGTGAAAAAATTCATTTTTTCTTCAACCGCAGCTACTTATGGAGAGCCACAAACTCCTATCGTAGATGAGCAAAGTCCATTAGCACCGATTAATCCTTATGGACAAAGCAAACTAATGAGTGAAAAAGTCTTACAAGATGCTAATATGGCTAATCCTGAATTTAAATATTGCATTTTAAGATACTTCAATGTAGCAGGTGCTTGCATGAGTTATCCTATAGGTCAACGCTATCCAAAAGCTACTTTACTTATCAAGGTTGCTGCTGAAGTAGCCACAGGAAAAAGAGAAAAGCTTTATATTTTTGGTGATGATTATAATACTAAAGATGGTACTTGTATTAGAGATTTTATCCATGTTGATGATATTTCAAGTGCACATTTAGCTGCTTTAGAATACCTAGAAAATAATGAAAGTAATATTTTCAATGTAGGATATGGACACGGTTTTAGCGTAAAAGAAGTTATTGAAACTATGAAAAAAGTAAGTGGAGTAGATTTCACAGTAGAACTTGCACCAAAAAGAGCTGGGGATCCTTCTGTGCTTATTTCAAATGCTGATAAAATCAAAACTCTAACTAATTGGAAACCAAAATATGATGATTTAGAATTAATCTGTAAAAGTGCTTATGAGTGGGAAAAACAGTGTTAA
- a CDS encoding capsular polysaccharide export protein, LipB/KpsS family, producing the protein MKKIILIDLDLQLIEQFLSFNKYIKIDMLITNDIKRAKEKYKEFVKFFYPQGQIREKINNIHKINYDLKYEEILKFRSTQYKLEKYYHRYYLDTGVIQNLYYKALSFWLDYFNNNRIDMIFSDQIEHGGDWDSIPFDIALKHNIPVYLLSISSDFNNQQIYQLLHLNSHSFKNIKSINKTKVNLYNFFNNSTSNKKIGIKNPLKYFYKTKIKTLPRIIQRKLGGIYLEYNLIKNKEMFFLSKYEIYRQSVYINNLRKIYKKISQKADFEDNYIYFPLHLEPEASIMNRTTLSSQLFIIELLSNLLPKNWKIYVKEHPHQFFCYENELPYLNNIHYFRSLKFYEFLEQMSNVKIIDIDTNSTELIKYSKATCAIAATSLIEAVLLKKPIINFGENTNFIELLNECFNIRSKEDLAKAIDKIQKNFIPKYDDLDYILENYTFLQTNNTKEIQDIIQILL; encoded by the coding sequence ATGAAAAAAATAATCCTAATAGATCTAGATTTACAGTTAATAGAGCAATTTTTATCTTTTAACAAATATATTAAGATAGATATGTTAATTACCAATGATATAAAAAGAGCCAAGGAAAAGTATAAAGAGTTTGTAAAATTTTTTTATCCGCAAGGACAAATCAGAGAAAAAATAAATAATATTCATAAAATAAATTATGATTTAAAATATGAAGAAATATTAAAATTTAGATCAACTCAATATAAACTTGAAAAATATTACCATAGGTATTATCTAGATACTGGTGTAATACAAAATTTATATTATAAAGCACTTTCTTTCTGGCTTGATTATTTTAATAACAACCGCATCGATATGATATTTTCCGATCAAATAGAGCATGGTGGTGATTGGGATAGCATTCCTTTTGATATTGCTTTAAAACACAACATCCCAGTTTATCTACTATCAATATCTAGTGATTTTAACAATCAACAAATCTATCAACTATTACATTTAAATAGTCATAGTTTTAAAAACATAAAAAGTATCAACAAAACTAAAGTAAACCTCTATAATTTTTTTAACAATTCAACATCAAATAAAAAAATAGGAATTAAAAATCCTTTAAAATATTTTTATAAAACAAAAATAAAAACCCTACCTAGAATAATTCAAAGAAAATTGGGAGGTATATATTTAGAGTACAACTTAATTAAAAACAAAGAAATGTTTTTTCTTTCAAAATATGAAATATATAGACAGTCTGTATATATAAACAATCTTCGAAAAATATATAAGAAAATTTCACAAAAAGCTGATTTTGAAGATAATTATATATACTTTCCATTACACCTAGAACCAGAAGCTTCAATTATGAATAGAACAACACTATCATCTCAATTATTTATTATTGAACTCCTATCAAATTTATTGCCCAAAAATTGGAAAATTTATGTCAAAGAACACCCGCATCAATTTTTTTGCTATGAAAACGAATTGCCATATCTAAACAATATTCATTATTTTAGAAGCTTAAAATTTTATGAATTTTTAGAACAGATGTCAAATGTAAAAATTATAGATATAGATACGAACTCTACTGAACTTATAAAATATTCTAAAGCTACATGTGCAATAGCTGCAACATCTCTAATAGAAGCAGTTCTATTAAAAAAACCTATTATAAATTTTGGTGAAAATACTAATTTTATTGAATTACTCAATGAATGTTTTAATATTCGCTCTAAAGAAGATTTAGCAAAAGCTATTGATAAAATTCAAAAAAATTTTATTCCCAAATATGATGATTTAGATTATATTTTAGAAAACTACACTTTTCTCCAAACAAATAATACAAAAGAAATACAAGATATAATACAAATTCTTTTATAA
- a CDS encoding glycosyltransferase family 2 protein, giving the protein MKTVGVVIPIYNVEKYLKECLDSVINQTYTNLEIILVNDGSTDENSLNIAKEYTLKDKRITLFDKKNGGLSSARNVGIEYFSGEYKLKNKTQTLKENSLIEFNIEGNNPYEIYTVYKSYKAFNDEQDLTSFTYPIIDYIIFLDSDDYWELNCIEECVPRMDGVDVVWFDEAKYYEISCKNQSQSSRLKDINIKQEKKITPLEWLRHLARSKMKDFSFACSGMINFNHIIDKKIKFKDGIFAEDHLFGILLFSQAKNIYIYPKIFYYYRIRANSLTNQDKKITKDNILPYFKDIFIAFEENATLAKEYFKCASWVQTSLELVRFIENYHDKKISSLLRDVILYFYIKNAFKIKKIGKDPLCIKEKLQLLKPYKISKIRYVIFRNYFYIKKL; this is encoded by the coding sequence ATGAAAACCGTAGGCGTAGTAATCCCCATATACAATGTAGAAAAATATCTAAAAGAATGTTTAGATAGTGTAATCAATCAAACCTATACTAACTTAGAAATCATACTCGTAAATGATGGTAGTACAGATGAAAACTCACTCAATATTGCAAAAGAATACACTCTAAAAGATAAAAGAATTACTCTTTTTGATAAAAAAAATGGTGGTTTAAGTAGTGCTAGAAATGTAGGTATAGAATATTTTAGTGGAGAATATAAACTCAAAAACAAAACCCAAACTTTAAAAGAAAATTCTTTAATAGAATTTAATATAGAAGGTAATAATCCTTATGAAATATATACTGTATATAAAAGCTATAAAGCTTTTAATGATGAACAAGATTTAACTAGCTTTACTTATCCTATTATAGATTATATTATCTTTTTAGATTCTGATGATTATTGGGAATTAAACTGCATAGAAGAATGTGTACCTAGAATGGATGGGGTAGATGTGGTGTGGTTTGATGAGGCAAAATACTATGAAATATCTTGTAAAAATCAAAGTCAAAGTAGTAGATTAAAAGATATTAATATAAAACAAGAAAAAAAGATTACTCCATTAGAATGGTTGCGACATTTAGCAAGAAGCAAGATGAAAGATTTTTCTTTTGCTTGTTCAGGTATGATAAATTTTAATCATATAATAGATAAAAAAATAAAATTTAAAGATGGTATTTTTGCTGAAGATCATTTATTTGGAATTTTGCTTTTTTCGCAAGCTAAGAATATTTATATTTATCCTAAAATATTTTATTATTATAGAATTCGAGCTAATTCTTTGACAAATCAAGATAAAAAAATTACCAAAGATAATATTCTTCCATATTTTAAAGATATATTTATTGCATTTGAAGAGAATGCAACTTTAGCAAAAGAGTATTTTAAATGCGCTAGTTGGGTGCAAACTAGTTTAGAATTAGTGCGATTTATAGAAAATTATCATGATAAAAAAATTTCTTCACTATTAAGAGATGTTATTTTATACTTTTATATCAAAAATGCATTTAAAATTAAAAAAATTGGTAAAGATCCTTTGTGTATTAAAGAGAAATTACAACTATTAAAACCTTATAAAATTTCTAAAATCAGATATGTGATTTTTAGAAATTATTTTTATATTAAGAAATTATAA
- a CDS encoding 3'-5' exonuclease codes for MQEYICVFDCESIPDAELIKHLYDFNGDDLSISKQALERQKEESGSEFLPLPFHKVVSICAVIADKFGNFIKVNKIKGENEKQMLEEFFNFIDKHQPRLVSFNGKSYDMPLLVIRALKYNINASAYLDASDKWNNYKSKFVENKHCDLLESLGSFGQKGLKLDTLCAMAGLPGKYDVHGNEVLELFYQNKLEKIHEYCESDVLNTYMLFLKYELIKGNLTQEDYLNILENFKEELLQKHSDKSYQKPFLEAIEKEKSKF; via the coding sequence ATGCAAGAATATATTTGCGTTTTTGATTGTGAGAGCATTCCTGATGCAGAATTGATAAAACATCTTTATGATTTTAATGGCGATGATTTAAGCATTAGCAAGCAAGCTTTAGAAAGACAAAAAGAAGAAAGTGGAAGTGAATTTTTACCCCTACCTTTTCATAAAGTTGTAAGCATTTGTGCAGTGATTGCAGATAAATTTGGAAATTTCATCAAAGTCAATAAAATCAAAGGCGAAAATGAAAAACAAATGCTAGAAGAGTTTTTTAACTTCATAGATAAACACCAACCCCGCCTTGTAAGTTTTAATGGCAAAAGCTATGACATGCCTTTGCTTGTTATAAGAGCATTAAAATACAATATCAACGCAAGTGCTTATTTGGACGCAAGCGATAAATGGAATAACTACAAAAGCAAATTTGTAGAAAATAAACATTGTGATTTATTAGAATCTTTAGGAAGTTTTGGCCAAAAAGGCTTAAAACTTGACACACTTTGTGCTATGGCAGGACTTCCTGGAAAGTATGATGTACATGGAAATGAAGTATTAGAACTTTTTTATCAAAACAAATTAGAAAAAATTCACGAGTATTGCGAAAGTGATGTGCTAAACACCTATATGCTATTTTTAAAATACGAACTCATTAAAGGTAATTTAACCCAAGAAGATTATCTTAATATTTTAGAAAATTTCAAAGAAGAGCTTTTGCAAAAACATAGCGATAAAAGCTATCAAAAGCCATTTTTAGAAGCCATAGAAAAAGAAAAGAGTAAGTTTTAA
- a CDS encoding glycosyltransferase family 2 protein: protein MDLKQISVIMIVKNAQKTLKACLESLQEFGEIVLIENDSNDDTLKIAYEFSKNYKNIKIYQHKFIGFGPLKNLAISYASNDWIFNIDADELAKKEFLQELGQIEPNKEDIIALPRENLYNGEWIKACGWWPDHVMRVFNKTHTSFNKNLVHESLILHEDSKKIKLQNGLRHFAFDDIDSLLDKLQKYSKLWALQNLHKESSVCKALLRGIWTFFRNYVLKKGIFYGYKGFIISTCNGLGAFFKYMKLYELKKQKPKTCALIITTYNQKERLALVLDSVKNLEPLPDEVLIADDGSREDTAKLIQAYQKDFPCKLEHIWQEDEGFRAAASRNKAINASNSEYIVLIDGDMILEKNFIKDHLKFASLKTILQGSRTILNEKESKELLSKNDFSLAFNKKGFKNKRNAFLAKCVYKFSKLTKKFFKKSQLVKGSKTCNMSFYKSDFEAIKGFNEKFIGWGREDSEFVARFLFNNGVFKRLKFYALAYHIYHEENSKNMLEINHQIYLETIKNEKVIWR from the coding sequence ATGGATTTAAAACAAATTAGTGTGATAATGATTGTTAAAAATGCTCAAAAAACTTTAAAAGCTTGCTTGGAATCTTTGCAAGAATTTGGCGAGATCGTTTTAATAGAAAATGATAGCAATGATGATACTTTAAAAATTGCTTATGAGTTTAGTAAAAATTATAAAAATATCAAGATTTATCAGCATAAATTTATAGGTTTTGGACCTTTAAAAAATTTAGCCATAAGTTATGCTAGCAATGATTGGATTTTTAATATTGACGCAGATGAGCTTGCTAAGAAAGAATTTTTACAAGAATTAGGGCAAATTGAGCCTAATAAAGAAGATATCATAGCTTTACCAAGAGAAAATTTATACAATGGAGAGTGGATTAAAGCTTGTGGGTGGTGGCCTGATCATGTAATGCGGGTGTTTAATAAAACCCATACTAGTTTTAATAAAAATTTAGTGCATGAGAGTTTAATTTTACATGAAGATAGCAAAAAGATTAAGTTGCAAAATGGTTTGAGGCATTTTGCGTTTGATGATATCGATAGTTTGTTAGATAAGCTTCAAAAATATTCTAAGCTTTGGGCTTTGCAAAATTTACATAAAGAAAGTAGTGTTTGCAAGGCTTTGCTAAGAGGAATTTGGACTTTTTTTAGAAATTATGTTTTGAAAAAAGGGATTTTTTATGGCTATAAAGGCTTTATTATAAGTACTTGTAATGGACTTGGAGCTTTTTTTAAATATATGAAATTGTATGAGTTAAAAAAGCAAAAGCCAAAAACTTGTGCTTTAATCATCACAACCTATAATCAAAAAGAAAGACTTGCTTTGGTGCTTGATAGTGTTAAAAACTTAGAGCCTTTACCAGATGAGGTTTTAATAGCTGATGATGGAAGCAGGGAAGATACGGCTAAGCTTATACAAGCTTATCAAAAGGATTTTCCTTGTAAGTTAGAGCATATTTGGCAAGAAGATGAGGGATTTCGTGCCGCGGCAAGTCGCAATAAGGCAATTAATGCTTCTAATAGCGAATATATTGTTTTAATCGATGGGGATATGATTTTAGAAAAAAACTTTATCAAAGATCATTTAAAATTTGCTAGTTTAAAAACTATCTTGCAAGGTTCAAGAACTATTTTAAACGAAAAAGAAAGCAAAGAACTTTTAAGCAAAAATGATTTTAGCTTAGCTTTTAATAAAAAGGGTTTTAAAAACAAAAGAAATGCTTTTTTAGCTAAATGTGTATATAAATTTTCAAAGCTAACTAAGAAGTTTTTTAAAAAATCACAACTTGTTAAAGGCAGTAAAACTTGCAATATGAGTTTTTATAAAAGTGATTTTGAAGCTATTAAAGGATTTAATGAAAAATTTATAGGCTGGGGCAGAGAAGATAGTGAGTTTGTGGCTAGATTTTTATTTAATAATGGAGTGTTTAAAAGACTTAAATTCTATGCTCTAGCTTATCATATTTACCATGAAGAAAATAGCAAAAATATGCTTGAGATTAATCATCAAATTTATCTTGAAACTATAAAAAATGAAAAAGTGATTTGGAGATAA
- a CDS encoding lipid A biosynthesis lauroyl acyltransferase — protein sequence MINYVYLSLFYILKALVKILPSKLLNSFVNLVALITYRLNHKHRKIIDINLKICFPEKDQKWRDETSLNIYKNFAKFGIDFIKNQNASKEEIVNKICFDDEGQILNIMQSKRPLIVTTAHYGNWELLALSFGAKFQGISIVGRALDSMIMDKILSKNRTQFNIELIEKKGGLRKMLKALKEGRSLGILTDQDAVDSESVKIQYFNQEVNFIAGASVLAKKTNAMILPCFVYQKDEKFFVKTFKALDASKASIEELTKYQAKCCEEMIKFKPDEYFFFHKRFKRYNHELYL from the coding sequence ATGATAAATTATGTATATCTAAGCCTTTTTTATATATTAAAAGCCCTTGTGAAGATTTTACCTTCAAAGCTTTTAAACTCTTTTGTAAATTTGGTTGCTTTGATCACTTATAGGCTTAATCACAAACACCGCAAAATCATTGACATAAACTTAAAAATTTGTTTTCCTGAAAAAGATCAAAAATGGCGTGATGAAACTAGCCTTAATATCTATAAAAATTTTGCTAAATTTGGGATTGATTTTATCAAAAATCAAAATGCAAGCAAAGAAGAAATCGTCAATAAAATTTGCTTTGATGATGAGGGGCAAATTTTAAATATAATGCAAAGTAAAAGACCCTTGATTGTAACTACGGCTCATTATGGTAACTGGGAGCTTTTGGCTTTGTCTTTTGGGGCTAAATTTCAAGGAATTTCCATAGTTGGAAGAGCACTTGATAGTATGATAATGGATAAAATTTTAAGTAAAAATCGCACGCAATTTAATATAGAGCTTATAGAAAAAAAGGGCGGGCTTAGAAAAATGCTAAAAGCCTTAAAAGAAGGTAGATCGCTTGGAATTTTAACCGATCAAGATGCAGTGGATAGTGAAAGTGTAAAAATACAATATTTTAACCAAGAAGTAAATTTCATAGCAGGTGCAAGTGTGCTTGCTAAAAAAACAAATGCTATGATTTTACCTTGTTTTGTGTATCAAAAAGATGAGAAATTTTTTGTAAAAACTTTTAAGGCTTTAGATGCAAGCAAGGCAAGTATAGAAGAGCTTACTAAGTATCAAGCAAAGTGTTGTGAAGAGATGATTAAATTTAAACCTGATGAGTATTTTTTCTTTCATAAGAGATTTAAAAGATACAATCATGAATTATATTTATAG
- the waaC gene encoding lipopolysaccharide heptosyltransferase I, giving the protein MKIGLVKLSALGDIIHAVIVLQFIKKHYPKASIDWFVDARFAGLLQDHPMINEVYALPLKDRKFKEVFAMLFEARQNKYDVVIDLQGLIKSALVSKFLCANTFGFDQESIKEGFASNFYTHKFACNYEENIIVRNLSLVAYVLNEHFDHSDIELKQSCFSVDDELKESLEQRLSLSESAPNILIHIGSSMPNKIYPKERLILLCRMLLEYFTSAKIMLGWGNVNEFNFAKDIVLNLKHLKIELAPKLSLSELCALTKASDLIIGNDSGPTHLAFALNKPSITIFGATPSQRNTYETNINKTINAGKKILHSKHIDKSDFCIQNIDEKDIFKLACELLEK; this is encoded by the coding sequence ATGAAAATAGGTTTGGTTAAGTTATCCGCACTTGGAGATATCATCCATGCGGTAATTGTTTTGCAATTTATTAAAAAGCATTATCCTAAGGCGAGTATTGATTGGTTTGTAGATGCAAGATTTGCAGGATTATTGCAAGATCATCCAATGATTAATGAAGTGTATGCCCTGCCTTTAAAGGATAGAAAATTCAAAGAAGTCTTTGCTATGCTTTTTGAAGCAAGACAAAATAAATATGATGTTGTGATTGACTTGCAAGGTTTGATTAAATCTGCTTTAGTGAGTAAATTTTTATGTGCTAATACTTTTGGTTTTGATCAAGAAAGTATCAAAGAGGGTTTTGCGAGCAATTTTTATACGCATAAATTTGCGTGTAATTATGAAGAAAATATTATCGTGCGTAATCTTTCTTTGGTAGCTTATGTATTAAATGAGCATTTTGATCATAGCGATATAGAGTTAAAACAAAGTTGTTTTAGTGTAGATGATGAGTTAAAAGAAAGCTTAGAACAAAGGCTTTCTTTAAGTGAAAGTGCGCCAAATATACTCATACATATAGGCTCATCTATGCCTAATAAAATTTACCCAAAAGAGCGTTTGATACTACTTTGTAGAATGCTTTTAGAGTATTTTACTAGTGCAAAAATCATGCTTGGTTGGGGCAATGTTAATGAGTTTAATTTTGCTAAAGATATAGTTTTAAATTTAAAACATTTGAAAATAGAACTTGCGCCAAAATTAAGCTTAAGCGAGCTTTGTGCTTTAACTAAGGCAAGTGATTTGATTATCGGAAATGATAGTGGGCCTACTCATTTGGCCTTTGCACTAAACAAGCCTTCTATAACGATTTTTGGTGCTACTCCTAGTCAAAGAAATACCTATGAAACAAATATCAACAAAACAATCAATGCAGGTAAAAAAATACTGCATTCAAAGCATATCGATAAGAGTGATTTTTGCATACAAAATATCGATGAAAAAGATATTTTTAAACTTGCTTGTGAGCTTTTAGAAAAATGA